In one window of Comamonas testosteroni DNA:
- a CDS encoding hybrid sensor histidine kinase/response regulator produces MFQNVSNDSVLGDMQFRNQTLKILHIEDSVADQSLARLSLKRGQLPCTLTAVDSLQEVRNALETQDFDLILADYHLPGFTALDVWDLVRTRSDAPPFVLLSGAIGESAAVDIMRLGISDYLLKDQINGLPHVIKRAMEVHEARQARRRAALQLAESEKRLAELTEHLHTSIEQERANISREIHDDIGGSLTAVKFDLAWLIRNSPEGKQREHARSALEMLEHALGASQRIMQNLRPPVLDQGLVAAVQWLAQDFERRTGIPAQLHTSREHMEIAPAQQVVVYRTAQESLTNISKYAQASHVKLDLSDHEGFLTLEVTDNGVGLSQDDRNKPQSFGLRGLSERARTIQGWLDVSSHTGLGTSIILTIPLAEIQA; encoded by the coding sequence ATGTTCCAAAATGTATCCAATGATAGCGTCCTTGGCGATATGCAATTCCGGAATCAGACCTTGAAAATCCTTCATATTGAAGACTCTGTCGCAGATCAGTCTCTGGCACGCCTGAGCCTCAAGCGCGGGCAGCTGCCCTGCACGCTCACGGCCGTGGACAGTCTGCAGGAGGTACGCAACGCCCTGGAGACACAGGATTTCGACCTGATTTTGGCGGACTATCATCTGCCCGGCTTCACGGCTCTCGACGTCTGGGACCTGGTGAGAACCCGTTCCGATGCCCCCCCTTTTGTGCTGCTGTCGGGCGCCATCGGCGAATCCGCCGCCGTGGACATCATGCGGCTGGGCATCAGCGACTATCTGCTCAAAGACCAGATCAACGGCCTGCCCCATGTCATCAAGCGCGCCATGGAGGTCCACGAGGCGCGGCAAGCCCGCCGTCGCGCCGCATTGCAACTGGCGGAGTCCGAAAAGCGCCTGGCCGAACTGACCGAACATCTGCACACCAGCATCGAGCAGGAGCGCGCCAATATCTCGCGTGAGATTCACGATGACATCGGCGGCTCGCTCACTGCCGTCAAGTTCGATCTGGCCTGGCTGATCCGCAACAGCCCCGAAGGCAAGCAGCGCGAGCATGCCAGATCGGCACTGGAGATGCTGGAGCACGCACTGGGTGCCAGCCAACGCATCATGCAAAACCTGCGCCCGCCCGTTCTGGACCAGGGACTGGTGGCTGCCGTGCAATGGCTGGCCCAGGACTTCGAGCGCCGCACAGGCATACCCGCCCAGTTGCACACCAGCCGTGAGCATATGGAAATAGCACCCGCGCAACAGGTGGTGGTCTACCGTACGGCACAGGAATCCTTGACCAATATCAGCAAATACGCTCAAGCCAGCCACGTGAAGCTGGATTTGTCCGACCACGAGGGTTTTTTGACACTGGAAGTAACAGATAACGGGGTAGGCCTGAGCCAGGATGATCGCAACAAGCCGCAGTCTTTCGGACTTCGAGGACTAAGTGAGCGTGCACGAACAATTCAAGGCTGGCTGGATGTAAGCAGCCACACAGGCCTAGGAACCTCTATCATTCTCACCATTCCTCTGGCAGAGATCCAGGCATGA
- a CDS encoding chemotaxis protein CheW, whose protein sequence is MADTHQDGAGSGADFDLSQFYQIFFEEASENLDQMEQMLLSLDLSAANDEELNGIFRCAHSIKGGAATFGFSDVTELTHRMESLLDRLRRHEITPIPEMVDVLLESADASRSLLARHQSGDEGEPVSTAELVVRIEALAQGLTEIPQVNRSAAAAEPVQPAAAVAAVVADTPAQAPAQAAEPGPVIGTEPPEGARELTIEIGPLSRLELGDAIKELFRDIPGLGTIQDQASTKADHRLFKVRTVSTDDELRDLFVFHVSKEQVQISDAAQPQSAAEPVVEPETMVDEEAAMPPHNLPAEEAYGFFAGAPGSPDAQQNQEHAVLGGAGGVVQKAAPKAAAAHMESTSIRVDVKKVDQLINLVGELVITQAMLAQNSQGLDPTTYQQLLAGLADLDRNTRDLQESVMSIRMIPMSTVFSRFPRMLRDLAGKLGKKIDLVTLGEATELDKGLVEKITDPLTHLVRNSVDHGIEMPEDRIAAGKSEHGTLTLAASHQGGSIVIEVRDDGKGMNRERILTKARERGMDVSDSMPDSDVWQLIFAPGFSTADVVTDVSGRGVGMDVVKRNITSLGGTVEIESVAGVGMKVAVRLPLTLAIMDGMSVGVGEEVYILPLSSVVESFQVKADDVNTVANGTQLVKVRDEYMPVIALERTFKVPRADESQTSNIMVVVEAEGSRVALLVDELLGQHQVVVKNLESNYRKVPNVSGATILGDGSVALILDTGALVRRTRH, encoded by the coding sequence ATGGCGGATACACACCAGGATGGCGCAGGTTCGGGCGCAGACTTCGACCTTAGCCAGTTCTATCAAATCTTTTTCGAGGAAGCGAGCGAGAACCTCGACCAGATGGAGCAGATGCTGCTCAGCCTGGACCTTTCGGCCGCCAACGATGAAGAGCTCAACGGTATTTTCCGCTGCGCCCACTCCATCAAGGGCGGTGCGGCGACCTTCGGCTTCTCGGATGTGACCGAGCTCACGCACCGCATGGAATCCCTGCTGGACCGCTTGCGCCGCCATGAAATCACGCCCATCCCCGAGATGGTCGATGTGCTGCTGGAGTCGGCAGACGCCAGCCGCAGCCTGCTGGCACGTCACCAGTCCGGCGACGAGGGTGAGCCGGTTTCCACTGCTGAACTGGTGGTGCGTATCGAGGCCCTGGCCCAGGGCCTGACCGAAATCCCCCAGGTCAACCGCAGTGCCGCAGCTGCCGAGCCTGTACAGCCAGCTGCCGCTGTTGCCGCGGTGGTGGCGGATACGCCCGCTCAAGCACCGGCCCAGGCGGCAGAGCCAGGCCCTGTGATCGGTACCGAGCCTCCCGAGGGCGCGCGCGAGCTGACGATCGAGATCGGCCCGCTGTCCCGCCTGGAGCTGGGCGACGCCATCAAGGAGCTGTTTCGCGATATTCCAGGCCTGGGCACGATTCAGGACCAGGCCAGCACCAAGGCCGATCACCGTCTGTTCAAGGTCAGGACGGTGTCCACCGATGACGAGCTGCGCGATCTGTTTGTCTTCCATGTCTCCAAGGAGCAGGTGCAGATCAGCGATGCCGCCCAGCCGCAGTCCGCAGCCGAGCCGGTAGTCGAGCCGGAAACCATGGTGGATGAAGAAGCCGCCATGCCGCCCCACAATCTGCCGGCCGAAGAAGCCTACGGCTTTTTTGCGGGCGCACCGGGCAGCCCCGATGCCCAGCAAAATCAGGAGCATGCCGTGCTTGGCGGTGCTGGTGGCGTGGTGCAAAAGGCTGCACCCAAGGCCGCTGCCGCGCATATGGAGTCCACCAGCATCCGCGTGGATGTGAAGAAAGTGGATCAGCTCATCAATCTGGTGGGCGAGTTGGTCATCACCCAGGCCATGCTGGCGCAGAACAGCCAGGGGCTGGATCCGACGACCTATCAACAGCTGCTGGCCGGCCTGGCCGACCTAGATCGCAACACGCGCGACCTGCAAGAGTCCGTGATGTCGATCCGCATGATTCCCATGTCCACCGTGTTCAGCCGCTTCCCGCGCATGCTGCGCGACCTGGCGGGCAAGCTGGGCAAGAAGATCGATCTGGTCACGCTGGGCGAAGCCACCGAGCTGGACAAGGGTTTGGTCGAAAAGATTACCGATCCGCTGACCCATCTGGTGCGCAACAGCGTGGACCACGGCATCGAGATGCCTGAGGACCGCATTGCTGCAGGCAAGTCCGAGCATGGCACGCTGACGCTGGCGGCATCCCATCAGGGTGGCTCGATCGTCATCGAGGTGCGCGACGACGGCAAGGGCATGAATCGCGAGAGGATTCTGACCAAGGCTCGCGAGCGCGGCATGGATGTCTCCGACAGCATGCCCGACAGCGATGTCTGGCAGCTGATCTTTGCGCCGGGCTTTTCTACGGCCGATGTGGTCACCGATGTCTCAGGCCGCGGCGTGGGCATGGACGTGGTCAAGCGAAACATCACCTCGCTGGGCGGCACGGTGGAGATCGAGTCCGTTGCCGGCGTGGGCATGAAGGTGGCGGTGCGCCTGCCGCTGACGCTGGCCATCATGGACGGCATGTCCGTCGGTGTGGGCGAAGAGGTCTATATCCTGCCGCTGTCCTCGGTGGTCGAGTCCTTCCAGGTCAAGGCCGACGATGTCAACACCGTGGCCAATGGCACACAGCTGGTCAAGGTGCGCGACGAATACATGCCGGTGATCGCGCTGGAGCGCACTTTCAAGGTGCCGCGCGCCGATGAAAGCCAGACCAGCAACATCATGGTGGTGGTCGAGGCCGAAGGCAGCCGTGTGGCGCTGCTGGTCGACGAGCTGCTGGGCCAGCACCAGGTGGTGGTGAAGAACCTGGAAAGCAATTACCGCAAGGTGCCCAATGTATCGGGTGCCACCATTTTGGGCGACGGATCCGTGGCGCTGATTCTGGATACGGGCGCTCTGGTGCGCCGTACCCGCCATTGA
- the fliR gene encoding flagellar biosynthetic protein FliR: MISFSEAQIAAWLSPLIWPFVRVLALFTTAPVFSQKAIPTRLKVGLAFLVALCAQPVLGEQTVVSIASAQALGTLVQQVVVGLSVGFAVRLVMAAIEVAGEVVGLQMGLNFASFFDPTSNAQLSAVARFMVQIATLLFIVINGHLLVLMAVLKSFEAFPVDGNFLQAISQMRIHEMGSAVFASAFWIALPMIAMLMFVNLVLGIISRVAPQMNIYAVGFPVTLTVGLLGLTATLPLLEQPLVALLQKGMAVFGV, from the coding sequence ATGATTTCCTTTAGCGAAGCCCAGATCGCCGCCTGGCTCTCGCCGCTGATCTGGCCGTTTGTGCGCGTGCTGGCGCTGTTCACCACGGCGCCTGTGTTTTCTCAGAAAGCCATTCCCACGCGACTCAAGGTAGGGCTGGCTTTTCTGGTTGCGCTTTGCGCGCAGCCCGTGCTGGGCGAGCAGACGGTGGTCAGCATTGCCTCGGCCCAGGCGCTGGGCACTCTGGTGCAGCAGGTGGTGGTCGGTCTGTCCGTGGGCTTTGCCGTGCGCCTGGTGATGGCGGCCATCGAAGTCGCCGGTGAAGTGGTGGGTCTGCAGATGGGCTTGAACTTCGCGTCTTTCTTCGATCCGACCAGCAATGCCCAGCTCAGTGCCGTGGCGCGCTTCATGGTGCAGATCGCCACCTTGCTGTTCATCGTCATCAACGGCCATCTGCTGGTACTGATGGCGGTTCTCAAGAGCTTTGAGGCCTTTCCCGTCGATGGCAACTTTCTGCAGGCCATCTCTCAGATGCGGATCCATGAGATGGGCAGCGCCGTTTTTGCCAGCGCTTTCTGGATTGCCCTGCCCATGATTGCCATGCTGATGTTCGTCAATCTGGTGCTGGGCATCATCTCCCGTGTCGCGCCGCAGATGAATATCTATGCCGTGGGCTTTCCTGTCACCTTGACTGTGGGTCTGCTGGGACTGACTGCGACTCTGCCCTTGCTGGAGCAGCCCCTGGTGGCGTTGCTGCAAAAAGGCATGGCAGTCTTCGGAGTTTAG
- a CDS encoding chemotaxis protein CheW produces MNIINKTAEGVATGAREYLTFRLGEEEYGIDILKVQEIRGYEQPTRIANAPEFIKGVVNLRGTIVPIVDMRLRFNCSEVEYNAFTVVIILNLRNRVVGIVVDSVSDVMELPADAVRPAPDIESAIDSGCILGLGSVGERMLILLDIEKLMGNVDMGLVASEA; encoded by the coding sequence ATGAACATCATCAACAAGACTGCCGAAGGCGTGGCCACCGGGGCCCGCGAATATCTGACCTTCCGCCTGGGCGAGGAGGAATACGGCATCGACATCCTCAAGGTGCAGGAAATCCGCGGCTACGAGCAGCCCACGCGCATTGCCAACGCGCCCGAGTTCATCAAGGGCGTGGTCAATCTGCGCGGCACCATCGTGCCCATCGTGGACATGCGCCTGCGCTTCAACTGCTCCGAAGTGGAGTACAACGCCTTTACCGTGGTCATCATCCTGAACCTGCGCAACCGCGTGGTCGGCATTGTGGTGGACTCGGTCAGCGATGTGATGGAGCTGCCCGCAGATGCCGTGCGTCCTGCACCCGATATCGAAAGCGCCATCGACAGTGGCTGCATTCTGGGTCTGGGTTCGGTGGGCGAGCGCATGCTGATCCTGCTGGACATCGAGAAGCTCATGGGCAATGTCGACATGGGCCTTGTGGCCTCCGAAGCCTGA
- a CDS encoding FliO/MopB family protein encodes MWPTLLLVILFVAVMAALPWLVRRLQQKNLLPRGMGMARGATSVPAQVLSTLAIGPQQRVLTVQLGEGEQVVRLVLGVTAQQIQCLHVLQDPSASLQSARAAHSPAVSSFTDSLMRAQADEAARNSGNV; translated from the coding sequence ATGTGGCCTACGCTGCTGCTGGTCATCCTGTTTGTGGCGGTCATGGCGGCGTTGCCCTGGCTGGTGCGTCGTCTGCAGCAAAAAAACCTCCTGCCCCGCGGCATGGGGATGGCCCGTGGTGCCACCTCAGTTCCGGCGCAGGTGCTGAGCACGCTGGCCATTGGCCCGCAGCAGAGGGTGCTGACCGTGCAGTTGGGTGAGGGGGAGCAGGTCGTGCGACTGGTGCTTGGCGTGACGGCGCAGCAGATTCAATGTCTGCATGTGCTGCAAGACCCGTCCGCGTCTTTGCAATCCGCCCGTGCAGCCCATTCACCAGCCGTTTCATCGTTCACCGACTCGCTGATGCGCGCGCAGGCTGACGAAGCGGCCCGGAATTCTGGAAATGTCTAA
- a CDS encoding response regulator — protein MIHVVLCDDHAILRRGIRDTLAEATDISVTAEAGSYAELREQLRDATCDVLLLDINMPGRSGLEVLASVRETHPQIRVIMVSMYPEDQYALRSIKAGAAGYANKAGDPVLLIDAVRTVHSGRKYLTAEVAQMLAESLAQPAAPVPHETLSEREMQTLLKIASGQRQTDIAQELMLSPKTVSVYRARVLEKLGMGSNAELTAYAIKNGLIDTP, from the coding sequence TTGATTCACGTGGTGCTGTGCGACGACCATGCCATTTTGCGCCGGGGCATACGCGACACCCTGGCGGAGGCGACGGACATCAGCGTCACCGCGGAAGCCGGCAGCTATGCCGAACTGCGTGAGCAACTGCGCGACGCAACTTGCGATGTGCTGCTGCTGGACATCAATATGCCGGGCCGCAGCGGCCTGGAAGTGCTGGCCAGCGTGCGCGAAACGCATCCGCAGATCCGCGTCATCATGGTCTCCATGTACCCCGAAGACCAGTACGCCTTGCGCAGCATCAAGGCCGGCGCGGCCGGCTATGCCAACAAGGCGGGGGATCCGGTGCTGCTGATCGATGCCGTACGCACCGTCCACAGCGGGCGCAAATACCTGACTGCCGAAGTGGCCCAGATGCTGGCCGAGAGCCTGGCCCAGCCTGCCGCCCCCGTGCCGCATGAAACCCTGTCCGAGCGCGAGATGCAGACGCTGCTGAAAATTGCCAGCGGTCAGCGCCAGACCGATATTGCGCAGGAGTTGATGCTCAGCCCCAAGACGGTGAGCGTGTACCGTGCACGGGTGCTGGAGAAGCTGGGCATGGGCAGCAACGCGGAGCTGACCGCATATGCCATCAAGAACGGACTGATTGATACGCCCTGA
- a CDS encoding response regulator: protein MRSILAVDDSPSMRKMVSFTLSSAGFKVVEAVDGVDALEKAQTQNIDLVLADQNMPRLDGIGLTRKLRENPKFKGTPILILTTESSDLMKQAGRAAGATGWLVKPFDPNRLIEVIQKVLR from the coding sequence ATGCGATCGATTCTGGCTGTTGATGATTCCCCCTCGATGCGAAAGATGGTGTCTTTCACATTGAGCAGTGCTGGTTTTAAGGTGGTGGAAGCCGTCGACGGTGTGGATGCGCTGGAAAAAGCACAGACGCAAAACATCGATCTGGTGCTGGCCGACCAGAACATGCCGCGCCTGGACGGCATCGGTCTCACGCGCAAACTGCGTGAAAATCCGAAATTCAAGGGCACGCCCATCTTGATACTGACGACGGAATCCAGCGATCTGATGAAGCAGGCGGGCCGGGCCGCAGGTGCCACGGGCTGGCTGGTCAAGCCCTTCGATCCCAATCGATTGATCGAAGTTATTCAAAAAGTGCTGCGTTAA
- a CDS encoding CheR family methyltransferase, producing MLNLGRHTSFAASPARPEQDEEALPGGMSGPLAQGREFVWSNRDFARVQALIYKRAGISLHDGKHAMVYSRLSRRLRETGHESFVSYLDWLESINDGPEWQEFVNALTTNLTSFFREQHHFDILAQHLRSHKPGGNGWKVWCSAASTGEEPYSILMTAVESLGASASFQLMASDIDSRVLETASRGVYRAENLKGVSTERLHRFFLRGRSANSGMVRVKPELRRMVDFLNVNLIAGDWPFRETFDIVFCRNVMIYFDASTQRRVLERIHQVMRPGGLLFVGHAENFSDSRDLFALKGKTVYERQ from the coding sequence GTGCTGAACCTGGGACGTCATACTTCATTCGCAGCCTCTCCTGCCAGGCCTGAGCAGGATGAGGAGGCGCTGCCGGGCGGCATGTCCGGCCCGCTGGCTCAGGGGCGCGAGTTCGTCTGGTCCAATCGCGACTTTGCCCGTGTGCAGGCCCTGATCTACAAGCGTGCCGGCATCAGCTTGCATGATGGCAAGCACGCCATGGTCTATAGCCGTTTGTCGCGCCGCCTGCGCGAGACCGGGCATGAGAGCTTTGTCAGCTATCTGGATTGGCTGGAGAGCATCAATGACGGGCCCGAATGGCAGGAATTCGTCAACGCGCTCACCACGAATCTGACCTCGTTCTTCCGCGAACAGCATCACTTCGACATCCTGGCTCAGCATCTGCGCAGCCACAAGCCCGGCGGCAATGGCTGGAAGGTGTGGTGCAGCGCGGCCTCCACGGGAGAGGAGCCTTATTCCATCCTGATGACGGCCGTGGAGAGTCTTGGCGCCTCGGCCAGTTTTCAGCTCATGGCCAGTGATATCGACTCGCGCGTGCTGGAAACCGCCTCGCGCGGCGTCTACCGGGCAGAGAACCTCAAGGGCGTGAGCACCGAGCGGCTGCACCGCTTTTTTCTGCGCGGGCGCTCGGCCAACTCCGGCATGGTGCGGGTCAAGCCGGAGCTGCGCCGCATGGTGGACTTTCTCAACGTCAACCTCATTGCCGGCGATTGGCCGTTCCGGGAGACCTTCGACATCGTCTTCTGCCGCAATGTGATGATTTATTTCGACGCATCGACCCAGCGTCGCGTGCTGGAGCGCATCCATCAGGTGATGCGCCCGGGTGGGCTGCTGTTCGTCGGTCATGCCGAGAACTTCAGCGATTCGCGCGATCTGTTCGCGCTCAAGGGCAAGACCGTCTATGAGCGCCAATGA
- the fliM gene encoding flagellar motor switch protein FliM — MSDSFLSQEEVDALLEGVTGESQRSEVVEVDLGQVRSYDISSQERIVRGRMPTMEIVNERFARNFRIGLFNFIRRSPEVSVGTVTVQRYSAFLRELAVPTNFNIMAIRPLRGNGLIVCDPSLVFGVIDTLYGGTGRLQTRIEGRDFSTTEQRVINRMVNVICEEYKKAWHGIYPLELVYQRSEMQPQFANIATPSEIVVSTAFQLEIGDISGSIHICMPYATLEPIRDVLYSSTQGDAIEVDRRWVKVLTREIQAAEVTLVAELARADATVEQLLAMRPGDFIELDREPLIRASIGGVPVFECQYGTHNDKYAIRVERSLRGGEASWMGEKHGN, encoded by the coding sequence ATGAGCGATTCTTTTCTCTCCCAGGAAGAGGTAGATGCTCTTCTTGAAGGCGTTACCGGCGAAAGCCAGCGTTCCGAAGTGGTGGAGGTTGATCTCGGCCAGGTTCGCAGCTACGACATCTCCAGCCAGGAGCGCATCGTGCGTGGGCGCATGCCCACCATGGAAATTGTCAACGAGCGTTTTGCCCGCAATTTCCGCATCGGCCTGTTCAACTTCATCCGTCGCAGCCCCGAGGTTTCCGTCGGCACGGTGACGGTGCAGCGCTACAGCGCCTTCCTGCGCGAGTTGGCTGTTCCCACCAATTTCAACATCATGGCCATTCGTCCGCTGCGCGGCAATGGTCTGATCGTCTGCGATCCCTCGCTGGTGTTCGGCGTGATCGATACGCTGTACGGCGGCACGGGTCGCCTGCAGACCCGCATCGAGGGGCGCGACTTCTCGACCACCGAGCAGCGCGTGATCAACCGCATGGTCAATGTGATCTGCGAGGAATACAAAAAAGCCTGGCATGGCATCTATCCGCTGGAGCTGGTCTATCAGCGCTCGGAAATGCAGCCGCAGTTCGCCAACATCGCCACGCCCAGCGAAATCGTGGTCTCCACGGCGTTTCAGCTTGAGATCGGCGATATCTCGGGCTCCATCCACATCTGCATGCCCTATGCGACGCTGGAGCCGATTCGCGATGTGCTGTATTCCTCCACTCAGGGCGATGCCATCGAAGTGGACCGCCGCTGGGTCAAGGTGCTGACGCGGGAGATTCAGGCCGCCGAGGTCACGCTGGTGGCAGAGCTGGCCCGCGCCGATGCCACGGTGGAGCAGCTGCTGGCCATGCGCCCGGGTGACTTTATCGAGCTCGACCGCGAGCCGCTGATTCGCGCCTCCATCGGTGGGGTGCCGGTTTTCGAGTGCCAGTACGGCACGCACAACGACAAATACGCAATCCGCGTGGAACGCAGCCTGCGCGGCGGCGAGGCCAGCTGGATGGGAGAGAAGCATGGCAATTGA
- the fliQ gene encoding flagellar biosynthesis protein FliQ produces the protein MTSQFVLTFGREALTLLLMISMPVLGVVMGVGLLVSVFQAVTQVHEATLAFVPKLIAAMLVFAVAGPWMLSTLVDFIRRTIESIPGSVG, from the coding sequence ATGACCTCTCAATTTGTTCTGACCTTTGGCCGCGAGGCGCTGACCTTGCTGCTCATGATCTCCATGCCTGTGCTGGGCGTGGTCATGGGCGTGGGCCTGCTGGTGAGCGTCTTTCAGGCCGTGACCCAGGTGCATGAGGCCACGCTGGCCTTTGTGCCCAAGCTCATCGCTGCCATGCTGGTGTTTGCCGTGGCGGGACCGTGGATGCTGTCCACGCTGGTGGATTTCATTCGTCGCACCATAGAGAGCATTCCAGGTTCGGTGGGATGA
- the fliN gene encoding flagellar motor switch protein FliN — MAIDDNNKPAGDDPFSGWAEALEEQRQHDQAVEGPELSDQGGPLAGDAARSYGDVPVHDINMVLDIPVQLSVELGRTKVPIKYILQLAQGSVVELDALAGEPMDVLVNGYLIAQGEVVVVNDKFGIRLTDVVTPSERLRRVSRG, encoded by the coding sequence ATGGCAATTGACGACAACAACAAGCCCGCGGGTGACGATCCGTTCTCCGGCTGGGCCGAGGCGCTGGAAGAGCAGCGTCAGCATGACCAGGCCGTCGAAGGCCCCGAGCTGTCCGACCAGGGCGGGCCGCTGGCTGGCGACGCCGCTCGCAGCTATGGCGATGTGCCGGTGCACGATATCAACATGGTGCTGGACATTCCGGTTCAGTTGTCCGTGGAGCTGGGCCGCACCAAGGTGCCCATCAAATACATTCTGCAGCTGGCTCAGGGCTCGGTGGTGGAGCTCGATGCGCTGGCCGGCGAACCTATGGACGTGCTGGTCAACGGCTACCTGATTGCCCAGGGCGAGGTGGTGGTGGTCAACGACAAGTTCGGTATCCGTCTGACGGACGTGGTGACACCGTCCGAGCGTCTGCGTCGAGTCAGCCGTGGTTGA
- a CDS encoding flagellar basal body-associated FliL family protein: protein MSANPNAAPVAPAPAKSKKLIVIVAIVAVLAIVAAAAYVLMMQRQHSSADGEEEVSAKATVPTFLPLDNMVANLADPGGDRFVQLGITLELADEKTASTVKQYLPSIRNGILMLVSQRTADELLAREGKEKLAADILTEVSAPLGFGTGAKKRSRDDEDADEDSPRANRKGPVRRVLFSSFIIQ from the coding sequence GTGTCAGCCAATCCCAATGCCGCCCCTGTCGCACCTGCTCCTGCCAAAAGCAAGAAGCTGATCGTCATCGTGGCCATCGTTGCCGTGCTGGCCATAGTGGCTGCTGCGGCCTATGTGCTGATGATGCAACGCCAGCACAGCAGCGCCGATGGCGAAGAAGAGGTCAGCGCCAAGGCCACAGTGCCCACTTTCCTGCCACTGGACAACATGGTGGCCAATCTGGCTGACCCCGGCGGCGACCGCTTTGTGCAGCTGGGCATCACGCTGGAGCTGGCCGACGAAAAGACGGCTTCCACCGTCAAGCAATACCTGCCCAGCATCCGCAACGGCATTCTGATGCTGGTGTCCCAGCGCACGGCCGACGAGCTGCTGGCGCGCGAGGGCAAGGAAAAGCTGGCCGCCGACATCCTGACCGAGGTCTCGGCGCCGCTGGGCTTCGGCACGGGTGCCAAGAAGCGCTCGCGCGACGACGAGGACGCCGACGAAGACAGCCCGCGTGCCAATCGCAAGGGGCCTGTGCGTCGCGTGCTGTTCTCCAGCTTCATCATTCAGTAA
- the fliP gene encoding flagellar type III secretion system pore protein FliP (The bacterial flagellar biogenesis protein FliP forms a type III secretion system (T3SS)-type pore required for flagellar assembly.), translating to MSKFVSRAAAAVLLAMPLMAAAQGAPASLPLLVGQGAGGTSYSVPIQTLLFFTALSFLPAILLLMTGFTRIVIVLSLLRQALGTQSAPPNQVVIGLSLFLTMFVMGPTLDKVYQDAYLPYTQNSISFEQAMEKAEAPMRGFMLKQTRQSDFALFKRLAKLDANVTAETAPLRVLVPAFVTSELKTAFQIGFMIFIPFLVIDMVVSSILMSLGMMMLSPVLVALPFKLMLFVLADGWNLIIGSLAASFAA from the coding sequence ATGTCTAAATTCGTCTCTCGTGCTGCTGCCGCTGTCCTGCTGGCGATGCCCCTGATGGCCGCCGCCCAGGGCGCACCCGCCAGTCTGCCGCTGCTGGTAGGCCAGGGCGCGGGCGGAACCAGCTATTCGGTGCCGATCCAGACACTGCTGTTTTTCACGGCGCTGTCGTTCCTGCCCGCCATCTTGCTGCTGATGACGGGCTTTACCCGCATCGTCATCGTGCTGAGCCTGCTGCGCCAGGCGCTGGGCACGCAGTCCGCCCCGCCCAATCAGGTGGTGATCGGTCTGTCGCTGTTTCTCACCATGTTTGTGATGGGGCCCACGCTGGACAAGGTCTATCAGGACGCCTATCTGCCTTACACGCAAAACAGCATCAGCTTCGAGCAAGCCATGGAAAAAGCCGAAGCCCCCATGCGCGGCTTCATGCTCAAGCAGACGCGCCAGTCGGACTTTGCGCTGTTCAAGCGCCTGGCCAAGCTGGATGCGAATGTCACGGCAGAAACTGCACCTCTGCGTGTGCTGGTGCCGGCCTTTGTGACCAGTGAGCTGAAAACGGCTTTTCAGATCGGCTTCATGATCTTTATTCCGTTTCTGGTCATCGACATGGTGGTGTCTTCCATCCTCATGTCGCTGGGCATGATGATGCTCTCGCCGGTGCTGGTGGCCCTGCCTTTCAAGCTCATGCTGTTTGTGCTGGCCGATGGCTGGAACCTGATCATCGGCTCTCTGGCGGCGAGCTTTGCTGCATGA